A DNA window from Mycolicibacter terrae contains the following coding sequences:
- the fadD5 gene encoding fatty-acid--CoA ligase FadD5: MTGQPLRSRRNHWMNQVAIHAEMRPDAVAFRCRGIDTTWRQLHDRSERLAAALFRRGISFGDRVLVVMLNHTEYIESVLAINALGAIAVPVNFRLTDPEISYIVSDSGAKGVITDQLLAPLIDAVRKNTVGLDVAVVLGDDYESLITEPGAPHPGADVREDTPALIMYTSGTTGSPKGAILSHSNLQAQALTCIQALHTSPESVYFCAAPLFHIAGLGSIAPNLVVGTKTVIHPLGAFNAAETLDAWERERATSVFLVPAQWQLICADPTVRQRDLALEVISWGAAPASDTVLRAMAETFPDALNVAVFGQTEMSPITCVLNGADAIRKLGSVGKVIPTIAARVVDDDMNDVPPGEIGEIVYRGPTMMQGYWNKPEATAEAFAGDWFHSGDLVRVDDEGFVYVVDRKKDMIISGGENIYCAEVENVLFEHPAIREAAVIGRADDRWGEVPVAIVVLDAVAAAAESLTLTDLEPFLNERLARYKHPKDLVLVDELPRNASGKVIKPLLRKTYA, translated from the coding sequence ATGACCGGCCAGCCACTGCGTTCCCGACGCAACCACTGGATGAACCAGGTGGCGATCCACGCCGAAATGCGCCCCGATGCGGTGGCATTTCGCTGTCGTGGCATCGATACCACCTGGCGCCAGTTGCATGACCGCTCAGAACGGCTCGCCGCAGCACTGTTCCGCCGCGGGATCTCCTTCGGTGATCGCGTTCTCGTCGTGATGCTCAACCACACCGAGTACATCGAGTCGGTGTTGGCGATCAACGCCCTGGGCGCCATCGCGGTGCCGGTCAATTTCCGTCTCACCGACCCCGAGATCAGCTACATCGTCTCCGACAGCGGCGCCAAGGGCGTCATCACCGACCAGCTGCTCGCACCGCTGATCGACGCGGTGCGCAAGAACACCGTCGGGCTTGATGTCGCCGTCGTACTCGGCGACGACTACGAGTCGCTGATCACCGAACCGGGAGCACCGCATCCGGGCGCCGATGTCCGCGAAGACACCCCGGCGTTGATCATGTACACGTCGGGCACCACGGGCAGCCCCAAGGGCGCCATACTCTCCCATTCGAACCTGCAGGCCCAAGCCCTGACCTGCATCCAGGCCCTGCACACCAGCCCGGAGAGCGTATATTTCTGCGCCGCACCGCTGTTCCACATCGCCGGTCTGGGCAGCATCGCGCCCAACCTGGTGGTCGGCACCAAGACGGTGATTCACCCACTCGGGGCGTTCAACGCCGCGGAGACCCTTGACGCCTGGGAGCGCGAACGGGCCACCTCGGTCTTCCTGGTTCCGGCGCAGTGGCAGCTGATCTGCGCGGACCCGACTGTGCGGCAACGGGATCTGGCCCTGGAGGTGATCAGTTGGGGCGCCGCACCGGCGTCGGACACCGTGCTGCGGGCGATGGCGGAGACGTTCCCGGACGCCCTCAACGTGGCGGTGTTCGGCCAGACCGAGATGTCGCCGATCACCTGCGTACTCAACGGCGCCGACGCCATCCGCAAACTCGGCTCGGTGGGCAAGGTGATCCCGACCATCGCGGCGCGGGTGGTCGACGACGACATGAACGACGTGCCCCCCGGCGAGATCGGCGAGATCGTCTATCGCGGACCGACGATGATGCAGGGCTACTGGAACAAGCCGGAGGCCACCGCCGAGGCGTTCGCCGGTGACTGGTTCCACTCCGGTGACCTGGTGCGAGTCGACGACGAGGGATTCGTCTACGTCGTCGACCGCAAAAAAGACATGATCATCTCCGGCGGAGAGAACATCTACTGCGCCGAGGTGGAGAACGTGCTGTTCGAGCACCCGGCGATTCGGGAGGCGGCCGTGATCGGTCGTGCCGACGACCGGTGGGGTGAGGTCCCGGTGGCCATTGTGGTCTTGGACGCCGTAGCCGCCGCTGCGGAGTCACTGACGCTGACCGACCTGGAGCCCTTTCTCAATGAGCGACTCGCCCGCTACAAACACCCGAAGGATCTCGTGCTGGTAGACGAGTTGCCCCGCAATGCCAGCGGTAAGGTGATCAAACCGCTGTTGCGCAAGACCTACGCCTAG
- a CDS encoding acyl-CoA dehydrogenase family protein codes for MDLDWSAEEAAFRDEVRAFLDEHLTPDLRRAGQLMTSVYADHEASMRWQEILHERGWAAPAWPVEYGGCDWTPLQHYIFSRECALAGAPMLSPMGIRMVAHAIIGFGTDEQKDWFLPRILTGEVFFCQGYSEPESGSDLASLSMAAVDDGDELVCTGSKIWTTHAVQANWIFCLVRTSRTGKKQEGITFVLIDMTTPGIEVRPLVMTSGEEVQNQVFFDSVRVPKANVLGRIDDGWTVAKYLLNFERGGAMAPMLQVWADAVAEQAAGQPGPDGTPLAEDPGFRLRLADVRVRTDILEILEFRTIAALAKGHNPGPAASMLKILGTELSQTITELALEAAGPRGRVYQPHATMPGGPVPDFVAPESGYVSGQPWQAVAPLRYFNDRAGSIYAGSNEIQRNILAKAALGL; via the coding sequence GTGGATCTGGATTGGTCGGCCGAAGAGGCAGCTTTCCGCGACGAGGTTCGCGCGTTCCTCGATGAGCACCTGACCCCGGACCTGCGTCGTGCCGGGCAGCTGATGACCAGCGTGTACGCCGATCATGAGGCGAGCATGCGCTGGCAGGAGATCCTGCACGAACGGGGTTGGGCCGCACCGGCGTGGCCGGTCGAATACGGCGGCTGTGACTGGACGCCGTTGCAGCACTACATCTTCAGTCGTGAATGCGCGCTGGCCGGCGCGCCGATGCTGTCCCCGATGGGGATCAGGATGGTGGCCCACGCGATCATCGGCTTCGGTACCGACGAGCAGAAGGACTGGTTCCTGCCGCGGATCCTCACCGGTGAGGTGTTCTTCTGCCAGGGCTACTCCGAGCCGGAGTCCGGTTCGGATCTGGCCTCCCTGTCCATGGCGGCGGTGGATGACGGGGATGAGCTGGTGTGCACCGGCAGCAAGATCTGGACGACCCACGCCGTGCAAGCCAACTGGATTTTCTGTCTGGTCCGCACGTCGCGCACCGGGAAGAAGCAGGAAGGCATCACCTTCGTGCTGATCGACATGACCACTCCGGGTATCGAGGTCCGGCCGCTGGTCATGACCTCCGGCGAGGAAGTGCAGAACCAGGTGTTCTTCGACTCGGTGCGGGTGCCGAAGGCCAACGTGCTGGGCCGGATCGACGACGGGTGGACCGTCGCGAAATACCTGCTCAACTTCGAGCGGGGTGGTGCGATGGCCCCGATGCTGCAGGTATGGGCCGACGCGGTCGCCGAACAGGCCGCGGGACAACCCGGTCCGGATGGCACCCCGCTGGCCGAGGATCCGGGATTCCGGCTGCGGCTGGCCGATGTCCGGGTTCGCACCGATATCTTGGAGATCCTGGAATTCCGCACCATCGCCGCGCTGGCCAAGGGCCACAACCCGGGCCCGGCTGCCTCGATGCTGAAGATCCTGGGCACCGAGCTGAGCCAGACCATCACCGAACTGGCGCTGGAGGCGGCCGGCCCGCGCGGCCGGGTCTACCAGCCGCACGCGACCATGCCCGGTGGACCGGTGCCCGACTTCGTCGCGCCGGAAAGCGGCTACGTCAGCGGCCAGCCGTGGCAGGCGGTGGCCCCACTGCGCTACTTCAACGATCGCGCCGGCTCGATTTACGCCGGAAGCAACGAGATCCAACGCAACATTCTGGCCAAAGCAGCATTGGGGTTATAG
- a CDS encoding acyl-CoA dehydrogenase family protein — protein sequence MDFSFTDEQELLRITVAKFLAERYDLEKSRAAAKTGAGWQPHIWRAFAEDLGILGATLPESVGGLGGGAVELMIITEALGHALVIEPFVETVVVAGGLLQRAGGPRAEQLLERIALGEAVVAVAAEEPASAGTWHDVATTARRDGDHWVLDGAKIAVAAAPIATHLLVTARTSGAQRDTTGISLFLFELDAATPGLGVESMRTIDDRRAADLVLDGLRLPADALLGTEDQAWPALEHTVDVATAAIVSEAVGCLRRVLADTVDYTKQRQQFGQPISTFQVLQHRMVDMYLELEQAVAAQHLAIMKLDADPRERARAVSAAKATVARAARFIGQSAVQTHGAMGMTEELAIGHYFKRLTAIEYQFGSRDRHLARYAGLTAAR from the coding sequence ATGGACTTCTCGTTCACCGACGAACAGGAACTGCTGCGCATCACCGTCGCCAAGTTCCTCGCCGAACGCTACGACTTGGAGAAGAGCCGGGCTGCGGCCAAAACGGGTGCCGGCTGGCAGCCGCACATCTGGCGTGCCTTCGCCGAAGATCTCGGCATCCTGGGCGCGACTCTGCCCGAGAGTGTCGGGGGGCTCGGTGGTGGCGCGGTCGAGCTGATGATCATCACCGAGGCGCTCGGGCATGCCCTGGTGATCGAGCCGTTCGTGGAGACCGTCGTTGTCGCCGGCGGGCTGCTGCAACGCGCCGGCGGCCCGCGGGCCGAACAGCTCTTGGAGCGAATCGCTCTCGGGGAGGCCGTCGTTGCGGTGGCCGCCGAGGAGCCCGCATCGGCGGGCACTTGGCACGACGTGGCCACCACCGCGCGCCGCGACGGCGACCACTGGGTGCTCGACGGCGCCAAGATCGCGGTGGCCGCAGCACCGATCGCCACCCACCTGCTGGTGACCGCGCGGACCTCGGGTGCCCAGCGCGACACCACCGGCATCTCGCTGTTCCTGTTCGAACTCGATGCCGCGACACCGGGTCTCGGCGTGGAGTCGATGCGCACCATCGACGACCGTCGCGCCGCCGACCTGGTGCTCGACGGTCTACGTCTGCCCGCTGACGCGCTGTTGGGCACCGAGGACCAGGCATGGCCGGCGTTGGAGCACACCGTTGATGTGGCAACCGCGGCGATCGTGTCCGAGGCGGTGGGCTGCCTGCGACGGGTGCTGGCCGACACGGTCGACTACACCAAGCAGCGTCAGCAGTTCGGCCAGCCCATCTCCACGTTCCAGGTGTTGCAGCATCGGATGGTGGACATGTACCTGGAGCTCGAACAGGCCGTCGCCGCACAGCACCTGGCGATCATGAAGCTCGATGCGGACCCGCGGGAACGCGCCCGGGCGGTATCGGCGGCCAAGGCGACGGTCGCTCGTGCCGCCCGGTTCATCGGGCAGAGCGCGGTTCAGACCCACGGCGCGATGGGCATGACCGAGGAGCTGGCGATCGGGCACTACTTCAAACGGCTCACCGCGATCGAGTACCAGTTCGGTTCCCGCGACCGGCACCTGGCCCGGTACGCAGGCCTGACGGCGGCCCGCTGA
- a CDS encoding TIGR01777 family oxidoreductase, with protein sequence MGVVFSSTVAAPQAEVFAWHERPGAFTRLSPPWQPMHLIAEAGSLRDGTAELALPGGLRWVAEHQVAGYDPPRRFVDALGGRSLASLPTRLALKWRHTHEFDDLGGGRTRVTDTVDTAIPESMLRPMFIYRHRQLADDLAAHQRAEEHGLGPMTVAVSGSSGLVGSALTAFLSTGGHRVIRLVRHATGHPGERQWNPDAPDRNLLAGVDAVIHLAGTSIAGRFTAEHRRAIRDSRIGPTRKLAELVARKAGEPTALVCASAVGYYGYDRGDEVLTEDSQRGDGFLAEVVADWEDALAPAEQSGQRVVRIRTGIVQSPRGGTLRLMRPLFSAGLGGRLGDGRQWLSWIGIDDLVDIYHRALWDTGLRGAVNAVAPDPVRNSEYTKTLGRVLRRPTLLPVPRLGPRLLLGDQGARELACASQRVLPERLHDAGHRFRMPDLEPLLRHLLGRSATGGD encoded by the coding sequence ATGGGTGTGGTTTTCTCCAGCACGGTGGCGGCGCCGCAGGCGGAAGTCTTCGCCTGGCACGAGAGGCCGGGTGCGTTCACTCGGTTGAGCCCGCCGTGGCAGCCGATGCATCTGATCGCCGAAGCCGGCTCGCTGCGCGACGGCACGGCCGAACTGGCCCTTCCGGGCGGGCTTCGCTGGGTCGCCGAACACCAGGTGGCCGGCTACGACCCGCCGCGGCGTTTCGTCGATGCGCTCGGGGGCCGCAGCCTGGCGTCACTACCGACCCGGTTGGCGCTGAAGTGGCGGCACACCCACGAGTTCGACGATCTCGGTGGCGGCAGAACGCGCGTGACCGACACGGTCGACACCGCAATACCCGAGTCGATGCTGCGGCCGATGTTCATCTACCGGCACCGCCAGCTCGCCGACGATCTCGCCGCCCACCAGCGCGCCGAAGAACATGGCCTGGGGCCGATGACGGTAGCGGTCAGCGGGTCATCGGGGCTCGTCGGTTCGGCCCTGACCGCGTTCTTGAGCACCGGGGGCCATCGGGTGATCCGCCTGGTGCGACATGCGACAGGCCATCCCGGCGAGCGGCAGTGGAACCCCGACGCTCCCGATCGCAATCTGTTGGCCGGTGTCGATGCGGTGATTCACCTGGCCGGCACCTCGATCGCGGGACGGTTCACCGCCGAGCACCGCCGTGCGATCCGTGACAGCAGAATCGGGCCGACCCGCAAGCTCGCCGAGTTGGTGGCCCGAAAGGCCGGCGAACCCACGGCCCTGGTCTGCGCATCGGCGGTCGGCTACTACGGCTATGACCGCGGCGACGAAGTCCTCACCGAAGACAGTCAACGCGGGGACGGATTTCTCGCCGAGGTCGTCGCCGACTGGGAAGACGCGCTCGCCCCGGCTGAGCAGTCCGGGCAGCGGGTTGTTCGGATCCGCACCGGCATTGTGCAATCACCGCGAGGCGGGACACTGCGCCTGATGCGGCCGCTGTTCTCCGCCGGGTTGGGTGGCCGGCTCGGCGACGGCAGACAGTGGCTGTCGTGGATCGGGATCGACGACCTGGTCGACATCTACCATCGCGCCCTGTGGGACACCGGACTTCGCGGCGCCGTCAATGCCGTCGCGCCGGATCCGGTGCGCAACAGCGAGTACACCAAGACACTCGGTCGGGTGCTGCGCCGGCCCACCCTCCTGCCCGTCCCACGGCTGGGGCCACGACTGCTACTAGGCGACCAAGGTGCACGTGAACTCGCCTGCGCGAGCCAGCGAGTACTGCCCGAGCGGCTGCACGATGCGGGACACCGGTTCCGCATGCCCGACCTCGAACCGTTGCTGCGGCATCTGTTGGGCCGTTCCGCTACGGGCGGCGATTGA
- a CDS encoding SOUL family heme-binding protein, whose product MSGIFAMASAALQGVGSLVGFRNGTEEPSYTVEQRTRDVEIRRYGERIVAETIVTGDEEAARNIGFRRLAGYIFGGNHSRTKFAMTAPVAQGTASPAGERIAMASPVAQQSAVPGQWVIRFFMPAGITLESLPDPDNSAVRLVRLPAETVAVHTFAGDRGRRAVEAHSVQLLNALEELAFQPAGAPQAWFYDPPWTIPLFRRNEIAVPVTKNN is encoded by the coding sequence ATGAGTGGAATCTTCGCGATGGCGAGCGCTGCTCTGCAGGGCGTCGGCTCCCTGGTCGGGTTCCGGAACGGAACCGAGGAACCTTCCTACACGGTCGAACAGCGCACTCGTGATGTGGAGATTCGCCGCTATGGCGAGCGAATCGTCGCTGAGACGATTGTTACCGGTGACGAGGAAGCGGCTCGCAATATTGGGTTTCGGCGGCTGGCCGGATACATCTTCGGCGGCAATCACTCCCGAACGAAGTTCGCGATGACTGCACCGGTCGCCCAAGGCACTGCCTCCCCGGCGGGCGAGCGGATCGCGATGGCCTCTCCGGTGGCCCAACAATCCGCCGTCCCGGGACAATGGGTAATCCGCTTCTTCATGCCGGCCGGCATCACCCTGGAATCACTGCCGGACCCCGACAACTCGGCTGTGCGGCTGGTGCGCTTGCCTGCTGAAACCGTCGCGGTACACACCTTCGCCGGTGATCGCGGTCGTCGTGCTGTGGAAGCACACAGCGTGCAGCTGTTGAACGCCTTGGAGGAATTGGCTTTCCAGCCGGCCGGCGCGCCGCAGGCATGGTTCTACGACCCGCCGTGGACCATTCCGTTGTTTCGCCGCAACGAGATTGCGGTACCTGTCACGAAAAATAATTGA
- a CDS encoding GMC oxidoreductase, protein MTFDYDVVVIGSGFGGSVAALRLTEKGYRVGVLDMGRRWAPTDFPPNNWHVRKAMWAPKLGCYGPQRLTVLGKTFIASAVGVGGGSLIYGNTLYEPLERFYTDPQWAHITDWKSELAPYYEQARRMLGVTPTPHTTPADEVLLAVARDLGVEDTYHPTNVGVFFGDEPGKTVDDPFFGGAGPARTGCIACAQCFTGCPHNAKNTTETNYLYLAEHAGARIHPLTMVTDVRPRDGGYVVSTERTGRWFRKHKQDFTARQVVFAAASLATQRLLHKLRDTGSLPHLSPRLGELTRTNSEEVPVVLAPDRDDFAQGVAITSSIHPEANTHVEVCRYGKGSNLLSMMGTHLIDGGPWRFARLLLTIMRHPGLLLRSMFPRGASEHSIIILVMQSLDNSLTTYRKRGLFGTRMTTKQGGGEPNPDWIPVAHDVARRMAEKVGGFAGGTYLDALNIPLTAHFIGGCPIGESAQSGVIDPYQRAYGHPGVHVVDGSAITANLGVNPSFTITAQAERAVAFWPNNGEPDPRPPLGEPYRRIAPVFPQHPTVPGHAPGALRLPLSPA, encoded by the coding sequence ATGACATTTGACTACGACGTGGTGGTGATCGGTTCGGGATTCGGCGGCAGCGTAGCGGCACTACGTCTCACCGAGAAGGGCTACCGCGTCGGTGTGCTGGACATGGGCCGGCGGTGGGCGCCCACCGATTTCCCGCCCAACAACTGGCACGTCCGCAAGGCCATGTGGGCACCGAAACTGGGCTGCTACGGCCCGCAACGCCTCACCGTGCTCGGCAAGACGTTCATCGCCAGCGCAGTCGGCGTAGGCGGTGGGTCGCTGATCTACGGCAACACCCTCTATGAACCGTTGGAGCGGTTCTACACCGATCCGCAGTGGGCGCACATCACCGACTGGAAATCCGAGCTGGCGCCGTACTACGAACAGGCCCGGCGGATGCTCGGGGTGACGCCCACCCCGCACACCACCCCGGCCGACGAGGTGTTGCTGGCGGTGGCCCGTGACCTCGGTGTCGAGGACACCTACCACCCCACCAACGTCGGGGTGTTCTTCGGCGATGAGCCCGGCAAGACCGTCGACGACCCGTTCTTCGGCGGCGCCGGGCCGGCTCGCACCGGCTGCATCGCGTGCGCGCAATGCTTCACCGGCTGCCCGCACAACGCCAAGAACACCACCGAGACCAACTACCTGTATCTGGCCGAACACGCCGGCGCCCGGATCCATCCACTGACCATGGTCACCGACGTGCGACCGCGCGACGGCGGTTATGTCGTCAGCACGGAGCGCACCGGCCGGTGGTTTCGCAAGCACAAACAGGACTTCACCGCGCGCCAGGTGGTCTTCGCCGCGGCCTCGCTGGCCACCCAGCGGCTGCTGCACAAGCTGCGCGACACCGGATCACTGCCGCATCTCTCGCCGCGGTTGGGGGAGTTGACCCGCACCAACTCCGAAGAGGTGCCGGTGGTGCTGGCGCCCGACCGGGACGATTTCGCCCAGGGGGTGGCGATCACCTCGTCGATCCACCCGGAGGCCAACACCCATGTCGAGGTGTGCCGCTACGGCAAGGGATCCAACCTGCTCTCGATGATGGGCACCCATCTGATCGACGGCGGCCCATGGCGTTTCGCCCGGTTGCTGCTGACCATCATGCGGCACCCGGGGCTGCTGCTGCGCAGCATGTTCCCGCGCGGCGCCTCGGAGCATTCGATCATCATCCTGGTGATGCAGTCACTGGACAACTCGCTGACCACCTATCGCAAGCGCGGCCTGTTCGGCACCAGGATGACCACCAAGCAGGGGGGCGGGGAGCCGAATCCGGACTGGATCCCGGTCGCCCACGATGTCGCGCGCCGGATGGCCGAAAAGGTGGGTGGGTTCGCCGGTGGCACCTACCTCGACGCACTCAATATCCCGCTGACCGCGCACTTCATCGGCGGCTGCCCGATCGGTGAGTCCGCGCAGAGCGGTGTCATCGACCCGTATCAGCGGGCCTACGGACATCCCGGAGTCCACGTCGTCGACGGGTCGGCGATCACCGCCAACCTGGGTGTCAACCCCTCGTTCACCATCACCGCGCAAGCCGAACGCGCCGTGGCGTTTTGGCCCAACAACGGCGAGCCGGACCCCCGCCCGCCGCTCGGAGAACCCTACCGGCGCATCGCGCCGGTGTTTCCCCAACACCCGACGGTGCCCGGGCACGCCCCCGGCGCGCTGCGGTTGCCGCTCTCGCCGGCCTGA
- a CDS encoding SDR family oxidoreductase yields the protein MKVAVAGGTGKTGRKVVDHLRNQGHRPVILARAHGVDLLQNTGLDTALDGVEAIIDVTDFATMNATKAQASFGAATTNLLAAAERAGVRHHVALSIIGIDRATTGYYQGKLRQEEMVKAGPVPWTILRAAQFHEFAGQVLAQVPGPVALVPKMRSQPIAVDEVAAHLAGLAAGEPQHMAPELAGPRVESVVDMARQLIRRRAEHRLVIPLRLPGAAGKAMATGALLPTEPGPRGRQTFAEWLDALTPDGR from the coding sequence ATGAAAGTCGCGGTTGCCGGCGGAACCGGCAAGACCGGGCGCAAGGTCGTCGACCATCTCCGCAACCAGGGACACCGGCCGGTGATACTCGCCCGCGCGCACGGGGTCGACCTACTGCAAAACACCGGCCTCGACACCGCACTCGACGGCGTCGAGGCCATCATCGATGTCACCGATTTCGCGACCATGAACGCCACAAAGGCACAGGCCTCCTTCGGTGCAGCGACCACCAACCTGCTGGCCGCCGCCGAGCGTGCCGGAGTCCGCCACCACGTCGCGCTGTCGATCATCGGCATCGACCGGGCCACCACCGGCTACTACCAAGGCAAGTTGCGCCAAGAGGAAATGGTGAAGGCCGGCCCCGTGCCGTGGACCATCCTGCGGGCCGCCCAATTCCACGAATTCGCCGGCCAAGTGCTCGCGCAGGTGCCGGGCCCGGTCGCGCTGGTCCCGAAAATGCGCTCGCAACCCATCGCTGTCGACGAAGTCGCCGCGCACCTGGCCGGCCTGGCCGCTGGTGAGCCCCAGCACATGGCGCCAGAACTCGCCGGCCCCCGCGTGGAGTCGGTCGTCGATATGGCCCGGCAGTTGATCCGGCGGCGTGCAGAGCACCGCCTGGTCATTCCGCTGCGGCTGCCCGGCGCGGCCGGAAAGGCCATGGCCACTGGCGCACTGCTGCCCACCGAGCCCGGCCCGAGGGGCCGGCAAACCTTTGCCGAGTGGCTGGACGCGCTCACACCGGACGGCAGGTGA
- a CDS encoding ester cyclase, whose protein sequence is MTDRFAIPPADVLRAREKLVLDHFHDEVRQDWDDVLATFPHPHYEIIPTLTVHDGDTDVRAYYRDTRVAFPDQDHEIIALRHSADAVIVEFWLLGTHLGPLGGIPATGSRHRTRMTAYFVFDENENLIAERIYFDTLSMLKQLLGGLNLRDPRTWPLVIRGVRGLLKMSAEPDPLLVNTPAAGLSPP, encoded by the coding sequence ATGACCGACCGCTTCGCCATTCCGCCCGCGGACGTGCTGCGGGCGCGCGAGAAGCTCGTCCTCGACCACTTCCATGACGAGGTCCGCCAGGACTGGGACGACGTGCTGGCCACGTTCCCCCACCCGCACTACGAGATCATTCCGACTCTGACCGTGCACGACGGTGACACCGACGTCCGCGCTTACTATCGCGATACCCGAGTCGCCTTCCCTGACCAGGACCACGAGATCATCGCGCTGCGGCACAGTGCCGACGCGGTGATTGTCGAGTTCTGGCTCCTAGGAACACATTTGGGTCCGCTGGGCGGTATTCCGGCCACCGGATCGCGGCACCGCACCCGGATGACGGCCTACTTCGTCTTCGACGAGAACGAGAACCTGATCGCCGAGCGGATCTACTTCGACACCTTGTCGATGCTGAAGCAGCTCCTCGGCGGGCTCAACCTGCGCGATCCGCGTACCTGGCCGCTGGTGATCCGCGGGGTACGCGGCCTACTCAAGATGTCCGCCGAGCCCGACCCGCTTCTGGTGAACACCCCAGCCGCCGGCTTATCACCGCCCTGA